Proteins encoded within one genomic window of Spirulina major PCC 6313:
- the pyrE gene encoding orotate phosphoribosyltransferase: protein MTTAIAELRQHLLDLLLQFAYQEGDFVLSSGQKSTYYINSKQVTLRADGALTVGRLLWAMLPPDTHGVGGLTLGADPMVTAVSLVSELEARPIPALIVRKHPKGHGTKAYIEGPNLPTGANVVVLEDVVTTGQSALQAVEHLRNAGYTVTKIMALVDREQGGQACYAANDLEFEAIFSIRDLQAAAQSV from the coding sequence ATGACCACTGCGATCGCTGAACTGCGCCAACACCTCCTCGATCTCCTCCTCCAATTTGCCTATCAAGAAGGTGATTTTGTCCTCTCCTCCGGCCAAAAAAGTACCTACTACATCAACAGCAAGCAAGTCACCCTCCGCGCCGATGGTGCTTTAACTGTCGGGCGACTCCTCTGGGCGATGTTGCCCCCCGACACCCATGGCGTGGGCGGTCTCACCCTGGGGGCTGACCCCATGGTGACGGCCGTGAGTTTAGTTTCAGAACTCGAAGCCCGCCCGATCCCCGCCTTGATCGTGCGCAAACACCCGAAAGGGCACGGCACCAAGGCCTACATCGAAGGCCCGAATCTCCCGACTGGGGCAAATGTGGTGGTGCTCGAAGATGTGGTCACGACGGGTCAATCGGCACTGCAAGCGGTGGAACACTTGCGCAATGCGGGCTATACCGTGACTAAAATTATGGCGTTAGTGGATCGTGAACAGGGGGGCCAGGCCTGTTACGCTGCCAATGATTTAGAGTTTGAAGCGATTTTTTCAATCCGCGACCTCCAAGCCGCCGCCCAAAGTGTTTAG
- a CDS encoding glycosyltransferase family 2 protein has product MIIGILSGVMMVAMAGILLLCGVLWLECLAAIAARATPLSPTLAMPATAILIPAHNEALGIRHTLAQLLPEVDDPAQIVVVADNCSDDTADIAQNLGVTVLERHNEQQRGKGYALDFGLQHLAPDPPAVVVMIDADCDVQPGTVKQIAAQAQGLNRPIQSLYLMAKPDHPQAKDAVSAFAFKVKNLVRPLGLWQGGQSCLLTGTGMAFPWAVIRSVDLASGEIVEDMKLGLDLAIAGHPPQFCPTTLVLGRLPSQAAAATSQRTRWEHGHLHTLTTFVPQLLAAGVKQGRLDLLTLGLELAVPPLSLLVVIWVGMMGVSLGLWAIGWLWIWPVGLGAIAGLLLLTAILAAWLKFGRQDLPALTLLSIPFYILWKIPLYFRFLVRPEAQWVRTERDAIAPERESPPEQKP; this is encoded by the coding sequence ATGATAATCGGAATACTTTCAGGCGTGATGATGGTGGCCATGGCAGGGATTTTGCTGCTCTGCGGGGTGTTGTGGTTGGAATGTTTAGCCGCGATCGCCGCTCGTGCCACTCCCCTCAGCCCCACCCTCGCCATGCCCGCCACGGCGATCCTGATTCCCGCCCACAACGAAGCGTTGGGCATTCGTCACACCCTCGCCCAACTCCTGCCGGAGGTGGATGATCCGGCGCAGATTGTCGTGGTGGCGGACAATTGCAGCGATGACACCGCCGACATTGCCCAGAATCTAGGGGTGACGGTGCTCGAACGCCACAATGAGCAGCAACGGGGCAAAGGCTATGCCCTGGATTTTGGCTTGCAACATCTCGCCCCCGATCCCCCGGCGGTGGTGGTGATGATTGACGCGGATTGCGATGTGCAACCGGGCACGGTGAAACAAATTGCCGCCCAAGCCCAAGGGTTGAATCGCCCGATTCAGTCCCTCTATTTGATGGCAAAACCCGACCACCCCCAGGCCAAAGATGCGGTGTCGGCCTTTGCGTTTAAGGTGAAAAATTTGGTGCGGCCCTTGGGGTTGTGGCAAGGGGGGCAATCCTGCCTGTTGACGGGGACGGGGATGGCGTTTCCCTGGGCGGTGATTCGTTCGGTGGATTTGGCCAGTGGGGAAATTGTCGAAGATATGAAATTGGGATTGGATTTAGCGATCGCCGGCCATCCGCCCCAATTTTGCCCCACCACCCTCGTTTTAGGCCGACTCCCCAGCCAAGCCGCCGCCGCCACCAGCCAACGCACCCGCTGGGAACATGGCCACCTCCACACCCTCACCACCTTTGTCCCCCAACTCTTGGCTGCTGGGGTCAAACAAGGCCGCTTAGACCTGCTCACCTTGGGGCTAGAGTTGGCAGTGCCGCCGTTGTCGTTATTGGTGGTGATCTGGGTGGGGATGATGGGGGTTTCCCTAGGCCTGTGGGCGATCGGGTGGCTGTGGATCTGGCCGGTGGGACTGGGGGCGATCGCGGGTCTGTTGCTGCTCACGGCCATCCTCGCTGCCTGGCTCAAGTTTGGCCGCCAAGATCTCCCCGCCCTCACCCTCCTCTCAATCCCGTTTTACATTCTCTGGAAAATCCCCCTCTATTTTCGCTTTCTCGTCCGCCCCGAAGCCCAATGGGTGCGCACGGAACGGGATGCGATCGCCCCCGAACGAGAATCGCCCCCCGAACAAAAGCCCTAA